The DNA window actctactactatagaacgccgaaatgaaaaaatgactacTACTATGGAAAGAGGAAGTACTATTTAACCAAATTAATGCCCAATAATTGTTAGTGATGCCAATGCATTTCACATTCACAAAAATAAGTTAGAATTTCTAGGCAATTTAGCAACATATatgcacatatatatacattttcagccacaaaacaaaatctcatcaaaatggcaaaaggaaagaaaagaacgcCTTACAAGTTACAAGTTCATCAAGGCCGTGAGATCACCTCTATTTATCTCCCTCTGATCTTTCTGGCTCCGACGTCCGAAAGCTTTCTTAGCCAGCATTCTCTTCTTCTCCTGCAGCTGCAAGATCCTCTCATCTATGGTGTCCTGAGCAATCAGTCTCACGACTTTCACGTCGTTCTTCTGCCCAATGCGATGCACCCTGTCCATGGCTTGTTCCTCGATAGCAGGATTCCACCATGGTTCCAGCAGATACACGGTTGAAGCAGCAGTGAGATTGATCCCTGCATTTGAAGCTTTCAGACTAGCCAGCATGATTGTGGGGCCTTCAGGTGCTGGGACTCCAAAGTCTTTGATCACCTGTGATCTCTTCTTTGCATGCATCGATCCATCTAAGCGGATCACTTTGAAACCGGCTTGCTTCAGGGGCTCTTCTAGCAGAAGCAACATTTTCCGGAACTGAGAGAAGACGATTGACTTGGAAGAAGGACTAGCGTCTCTAGACACTGTTAGGAGTTTTAAAAGTGCAGTAACTTTGGATGAGGGGCTTGATGATGGACCATCAGTAGAAGTTGTCTGAGACTCTGGAGGGGCTTTGAAAAGGTCGGATTCTGAGAGTGGGTGACGGCACATTGGGCAGCAGGGCTTGCTTCGTTTTATTGTTTTTAGGATGCACAGCTCACAGAAAATGTGAGCACAGCATGTTATAATAATGTCCATGGGTTGAGAAATGCAGATTGGACAGTCGAAGTCCTCTCCGTCTTGCAACACAGAAAGCAACTTTTGCAGCAATTTTGGATTGTTAGTCACATCTGCGTGGATTTGGTAAGCATCCAAAAACACGTGATAAATAATTAGAATCCTAAGCTAACAACTTATTAGAACTGGGAGATAATTAAAAAAGACTATTCCATGAATAGATAACAATATTTGATAAAACTCTATCAATGAGAGTATAGACTAGTTGAAATAATCTAGCATGTGGATCACATAGGTAATTAATTAGCCAACATAGGCCTAGAGGCTAGAGAAGATGTCgaaaataacaaaatcaatTCATTATTCCAAATGTATATGCATGAGGTGAGACCATGCCAAATTATAGTCGGAGGTAGGGAGCAAGAAGGCACATAATGCAGTTTACTCTGATATATTACCTTCAATTTGGCTTTGTGGTAGTAGAGCTCTAAGATCTGCTGGGCACAGGGCCAGATCCGTGCAAATTTGACGAAGCCTTACAATAATGCTAAGAACAGTTGAGTAGTTTCTTACTACACtttcattagagatatagtctTTAACAATCTTTTTCGCCTCTTCTTCCATCTGATCATAAACCCTGCGCTCTTCTTCACGAAGGTTCACAAAATGGATCTCTATGCTTTTAGATGGAAGACCAACCAAACCTTTCTCTTTCGTTCGTCTCAAAGATATAGTAGCCATAAGAACCTGAAAACACATGacaaatcccacaattaatggTTCTTCAAGTGTTGAGAAGAGAATTTTGAATGTGAGAAAGAAACAGCTATGGAAGAAATACTAAAGATTGATATGCACCTGAAGCCGGGAGATACCCTTCTCGTCTCCTCGAGCAAGTGGTCGTTGAATTAAACTATTCCAAAGGCTTTTCATTGAAAGGGGTTCAAACTTCAAAAAGGCTACTAACGAAAACAAATCATAGGAGTTATTTTGCACAGGTGTCCCAGTAATAGCCCATCTACGTTTTGCATTAAGATTAGTGACTGCACGGCTCTGTTGAGTGTTTGCATTTTTTATCACATGTGCCTCATCTAATATAACTCGTCTCCACTCAATCTTTTTAATAGGAGACTCGTCCTGAGATTCCTCGCTGGCCAATGTAGAATATGTTGTCAGTACAATATCATATTTCTTAAGCTCTTTAGCATCTTTAGTCCTTTCGCCATAGTACATGTACACCTTAAAAGTCCCCTTTATAGTGTGATCTTCTAACTGTGTCATCCATGATGAAAAGACAGAAGGCGGACAAACTATAAGTGTACTCTTTGCCTCCAAAGAAGAGCAATTATCGAAAGCAGGACTTTTCCCCTTTCTGTTTGGACCAAGATCTTCAGCTTTCCTCTTTTTCCCCAAAGTATCAGACTTCTTCCTCCCTCTTCCCCTCTTTGACTTTTCACCTGATTCCTCATCATCTGCATCAGCTATACCGTTTATACCGCTAGATGAATCTACAGCAAGAGCCGACTTATCAAAAGCAATCAATGAGAGGAGTGTAAGTGTTTTGCCCAAACCCATGTCATCAGCAAAAATGCCTCCTCGCAAGGGCTCTGGTCTTGTCAGAGTCTGGTAATTAGTCAATTCATTCACATATACACCATTTTTCTCTTGCCAAAAAGGAGGCAATTCGCATGAAGTCTCCCTACTCACTAACCATCCTAGTCCTTCCTTCTGATGAAAAAAGAGCTCAGATTTTATCATATCTTTTGGTGGATCCAATGGTTCCGACAACCCTTCATTACCGACTTTCAAATCCAACAGTTTGAATATCTCATCTACACTCTTCTCCTCCAAAATACTCTTTGTCTCTTTCACAGCCACTGCCTCAGACAATGTAAAGGATGCATTGCCTTCTGAAATTAACTGCAGTCCGCCTCTAGATATTTCCATCTTTACTCTCCCAAAATCCTCTATCCTTGCAAAAATGTGAATTTGACAGGGAATCTTGAATCTGCTCCCCTTTCCTGGTGGTTTTGGCACGATTCCTATAGCATGCTCAACAAATGTTAAACTAGTATAATATGAAACTAACTTCAAGACAGAAATCAACTCAAAAAGAAAAGACCTTCTCGCTTCACTAGGTCATAAAGCTTCAGTAAAAATGCACTCTGCTTGTAACCAAGCCAAGCCTTAAAAGCAATGAATAATGAAATGCAGCACTCGCATAATCTTGCTGATTTTCACAGTTCAAGTATCTACTATCTACTTTCACACATACTACCATTTACATGTGGGGATTAGCCGATATATGCAGCATTCAATAAATCCACTTAGTGTAGCATCTGTAACGCATAGTTCACTACCATTTCCATCTTTACATTTTAAGCAATgcaatgaaataataaaaaatacagtAATCATTCAAAAACCGTATTAACAAATCAGAACTCTACGAACTCAACAAACAcgaaaactaattaaaaataaaaaactacctTCAACGGAAATCGAGCGGCTATCAATCAGAGGCGACAGCACAGCAGCGGCAGCTCGCTCGATGAAGCCAACCTGCACCGACAGCATATTGAGAACCTTAATCGCGTTCTCATCGTGCGGATTCAGCTCATCGCGAACCAGGCCGACGATTTCGCGGCCGCTGATTGTGCCGTGGTAGTACCGGAGGCCGACGACGTTCACGATCACGAAACCGACGAGAAATGTGTCGGCCTGAGACTGCGAGGCGGCGTCGTCGTTGAGCGGAGAAATCGGCCAGCTATCCAAGGTCATGAACAGATCCACCGGGTCGCGGCGATCCTCGTATTCCACTTGGATTTCTTCCATTTTTGGGGGTAGGGTTTTTTTTCCCCGACGGTTTGAAAAAGGGGGAAATGGCgggtttagagagagaaagaggatggATATACGTTACGGCGTGCTGGATATTTGCATTTCGATGTAATTTAGAAAATCACCCTTTATGTTTAGATAATATAACACCGACGACTTTTAGcttcaaattcaaatatttgCGGCGTCTGGTTATTTTCATTTAGATCCTCTGATATATCGTAATTCTGGAACTCGCCCCTAAAAGTTTGAGAGGTCTGTTATTAATTAacgtaatttaattttaaattcaatttattgACGTTCAATTTATGTATAAACGTGCTATGGTATTTGAATTTTTTGAGATATTATTATCGGTGAAATTAGAATTAATGACTATCAATTTATTATTAACATATAGtacaaaatatttttagttttctaCAATTTCTACTTTTTGGAGTTTAGTAATGTGCATATATTTTGTGAGAAGATATAGATGGTGaagaatttgaaaattaattttttgtgaATGATTTTTTGTTGAAGCCTCATAGATTATAGAGATAAAACGAGAATGCTACTTGTGTGTTTagattttatattcatttatgaGACACTTTCATTTTGTGAGTAAAATAATTCAACGTTAATTTTATGCTTTGTAGTTCTAGATTTTCTAGATTTTATATCCCACTGCACGGTGTCGGAGATCCCCatggacatcccgacggacttcccacaataaaaattcacaaattaaacaatttactgatttaaaatttcgacacaactACGGGGAAAATGAAAccactttatttttaaaaaacatacttaattaaaaatatatatataattattaaaaaaattacattgttAAAAAAACCGTCTTCTCACTCCTGGACTCCCCACCGCCAGTCCCCTCGTCGTCCCCCCCGCTGCCACCTCCTTTGTCGTCCTTAAGCGACCGCTTGTAATGGCGGTCGGTCGATTGGCgtcattcaaccattgcacgtaacaaggtttcatgtgccgcgatgcgggtgaatgaggggttctcgggatcgttttgggtgggtgctgccgattgggcctcgccggatccgctggcgcttcccctcgccatccgcgccgcggacttttgcccaaccgggcgacggcggcggcccGACGATGTGGgcgtcgggaactctgcctcggcgggggAGTTCatgggaaccagcactgctactgtactccccggaggcgctgatcttcgtccgcttcggccagtcagattcaacacccgcagtgaacttggccgaagtctgcaccacaatatagacctcccaatatttgaattccccgaacccCTGTGCAGTGTCGATGAACTGATGGTGAGACaggagcttcacatcctcggcagatatgccgctggttgccgagcggaggttgtttgtgtaaatgccggcaaattggctgaaatgaagttcaacgatacgtatttatagaattattaaaaaaagaaattaatgcaataatcgggacgtccgcgcggacgtctgtgggagtcaacgcaatggcggacgtcggcacggacgtcgcgacggatatccgcggaacgccgcggaactccggtgtccgcagcggttgtccgtatccgtgcctcccttgcacaatggcggacgtcccgtgcggacttccggcacgccggtcggaattcCGCCGGTACGGGCgtcattgctaatgctcttataaGAAGAATGGAAGGAGGTTGgactcttttattttatttaaatgctGGAGCCTTCTTTTAATTTGTTCTTAgtcttaaataaattaaataatggttGGGATAGAAGGTAGATTtcaaattaattgattaatttctTTCGGATAAGTTATATCTATGTACTTAAGGAATTAATTCCTGATattttttaactaattaaaGTCTCTAATTTAATTTCAGAGTCCCGAGCCTTGATTGAATGAATTTTCTTTTAGTCTAAGCCTCGAATGTAGGATGCATATTCTATATAAGATCATTGCATATTATTCTCTTGTATGAATGTTCTTCAAATTAATTGAATCAATAAAGTCTTTTAAGAAGGAAGTGCTCACAGAGTTTGATTTCCGAAGCCGAAAGTCGTGAAACGATTTGTTTTGAAAGAATCGAGGTGGACTTTATATCCAACGCATCAAGTATGGATAAAATTAATAAGtatatttgaaataatttttgTTTGCTAAAATTACAATTACTTTCTACTTAAATGTTATTGTGGCAtatataatttctttttttatgatatttatcTATTTGGCAGTGGCGTATCCAGGATTTATGATTTGGGGTACGAATtttacaataaataattaagatataaataaaataatattaaatatataaataatttgaaataGCAATACTTTTTATTTGAGGTACGaattgtaataataaaaataatagagtataatataaaaaataaagcaattaaaaaaagtaaaaatatttttatttgaattttgagttTTACTACAAATTATATTACATAAATGATCAAAGAAATAGGGTATAATATTACAGAAATAAGCGATTAAAAAAATAGCAGCTTAAtacgaaaaataaaaataattaaaacatacTTACTATATTATCTAATATctagaaaagaaaatatgagtgcaaataattacataataaaaagaaaaaagaaaatgcgagtgcaaaaataaaaaatagcagcgctattaattattagtactataacTTCAAGGAA is part of the Salvia splendens isolate huo1 chromosome 6, SspV2, whole genome shotgun sequence genome and encodes:
- the LOC121809554 gene encoding putative SWI/SNF-related matrix-associated actin-dependent regulator of chromatin subfamily A member 3-like 1; the protein is MEEIQVEYEDRRDPVDLFMTLDSWPISPLNDDAASQSQADTFLVGFVIVNVVGLRYYHGTISGREIVGLVRDELNPHDENAIKVLNMLSVQVGFIERAAAAVLSPLIDSRSISVEGIVPKPPGKGSRFKIPCQIHIFARIEDFGRVKMEISRGGLQLISEGNASFTLSEAVAVKETKSILEEKSVDEIFKLLDLKVGNEGLSEPLDPPKDMIKSELFFHQKEGLGWLVSRETSCELPPFWQEKNGVYVNELTNYQTLTRPEPLRGGIFADDMGLGKTLTLLSLIAFDKSALAVDSSSGINGIADADDEESGEKSKRGRGRKKSDTLGKKRKAEDLGPNRKGKSPAFDNCSSLEAKSTLIVCPPSVFSSWMTQLEDHTIKGTFKVYMYYGERTKDAKELKKYDIVLTTYSTLASEESQDESPIKKIEWRRVILDEAHVIKNANTQQSRAVTNLNAKRRWAITGTPVQNNSYDLFSLVAFLKFEPLSMKSLWNSLIQRPLARGDEKGISRLQVLMATISLRRTKEKGLVGLPSKSIEIHFVNLREEERRVYDQMEEEAKKIVKDYISNESVVRNYSTVLSIIVRLRQICTDLALCPADLRALLPQSQIEDVTNNPKLLQKLLSVLQDGEDFDCPICISQPMDIIITCCAHIFCELCILKTIKRSKPCCPMCRHPLSESDLFKAPPESQTTSTDGPSSSPSSKVTALLKLLTVSRDASPSSKSIVFSQFRKMLLLLEEPLKQAGFKVIRLDGSMHAKKRSQVIKDFGVPAPEGPTIMLASLKASNAGINLTAASTVYLLEPWWNPAIEEQAMDRVHRIGQKNDVKVVRLIAQDTIDERILQLQEKKRMLAKKAFGRRSQKDQREINRGDLTALMNL